TAGGAAAAGCCACAGCAGAAGCCTTTGCCGAAGCAGGAATTGACCTTATTCTCTGTGGCCGTCGCCAGGAAAAATTGGAAAGTGTTGTCGTAGAATTATCTCAAAAAGTAAAAGTTACTACACTTCTTTTCGACGTAAGAGATAAAAAAGCAGTTTTTGATGCCATCATTTCATTGTCGGAAGAATGGAAAAATATTGACATTCTGATTAACAATGCCGGAAATGCGCATGGCCTTGGTTCGCTGGACGAAGGTGATACAGATGACTGGGATGCAATGATCGACGGAAATGTTAAAGGTTTACTTTATGTATCAAAAGCGATTATCCCAACGCTGATAGCCAACAAAAAAGGACATATCGTAAATATTAGTTCAGTAGCCGGAAAGCAAACCTATATCAACGGAGCAGTGTATTGCGCTTCAAAAGCTGCGGTTGAAGTATTGAGTGAGGGTATGCGCCTGGAACTGACACAACACGGAATAAAAGTAACAAATGTCGCTCCTGGTGCGGTAGAAACTGAATTTTCTCTGGTTCGCTTTAAAGGTGATGAGGAACGAGCGGAAAAAGTCTATCAGGGTTTTGATCCTTTGCAGGCAATTGATATTGCAGACATGATATTATATGCTGTAAATGCGCCGGCGCGTGTTACAATAGCGGATGTTACAATTCTTGCAGGTGCACAATCAGCTGCAACAACGATTTATAGAAAGTAAGAAAATCCGATTTTAAGTTATATTGGGTGTTTAGCCAAAATTTTATTTGGTTTAACACCCAATATTTTTTGTAGAAATAAAATAATTCGTAATTTTGAATCATCAGATGATATGATGAATAAAGAAAATATTGTTAAACGGATAAGTCTGGCCGACGATGTTGCCAGCAGATTGCAGCAAAAAATCCAGGATGGAGATTTTGCAATAGGAGAAAAATTGCCAACCGAGCCTGAATTAATGGAAATCTTTGGCGTTGGCAGATCGACAATACGGGAAGCGGTCAGAAATTTATCCAATACCGGGCTCGTTCGTGTCCAGCAAGGTTTAGGCACATTTGTCGAGCAAAAACAAGCTGCCACGGAATCATTATCAGATCGATTTTTAAGAGCAAAAGGACAGGAATTAAATGAAATCCGGCAACTGTTTGAATTAAAAGTTGCTGAAAAAGCAGCAATAAACCGAACGGATGAGGATATCATGCAAATGAAAAAATATCTGGCAGAACGAAAGAAGCTGGCGCTGGCCAATATTCCGGATGCCTGCATTCAAGCAGATATTAACTTTCATTTATCCATTGCCACAGCTTCTCAAAGCGAAATTTTACTCGATTTGTATAAAACAGTAGCGCGTAATATGAAGGAGTATTTTTCAGAAATATATGTGGACACGGAAAGTTTTATAAATACCCAGGAATATCACGAAGCATTACTGCAAAGTATTATAGATCAGAATCCACAAAAGGCATGGGAATGGGCCGCGAGAATAACCGGTCAACCAGTTTAGTATCCGTTTTTTAGAATAATAGTTATGAAAACAATCGAAGAAAATCCTTCAGAATCTTACCAAACCCCTGTTGTTACAGCGGAACAGGCTGTTTTTCCCATTTTATTGGCATTAAGTTTTTCCCATCTTTTAAACGATACACTGCAATCACTCATTCCATCGATTTATCCGATGGTAAAAGATTCCTTTAAATTGAGTTTTTCTCAAATTGGATTAATCACATTTACATTTCAATTAAGTGCGTCCGTTTTTCAGCCATTGGTTGGGTTATATACGGATAAAAAGCCTCAGCCATTTGCGCTTGCAATCGGCATGTGTTTTACTATGCTCGGACTGGTTTCCTTATCCATGGCTCCAAGTTTTGAAATTATTTTGCTTTCCGTTGGTCTGATCGGAATTGGATCCGCAGTTTTCCATCCCGAAGCATCGCGCATTGCCCGTATGGCATCCGGTGGGCGACATGGTATGGCGCAGTCACTTTTTCAGGTTGGTGGCAATGCAGGAAGTTCTTTGGGACCGTTATTGGCGGCTTTAATTATTTTGCCATACGGTCGTCATCAGATTATCTGGTTTTCACTTGTAGCTTTAATCGCCATCATCATTTTGTCAAAAGTGGGCGGCTGGTATAAGAAAAATATGCATTTGAACCGTAAGAAACCAGGTTCTGCAACAGGAAATGAGCCGGCACTGAATCTTTCAAAGGGCAAAGTGGCGTTCTCAATCGGCGTTTTATTGCTGCTGATTTTTTCAAAATACATTTACATGGCAAGTTTGACGAGCTACTATACTTTTTACTTGATCAATAAATTTGGTATTTCAGTACAAAGCTCTCAAATCCATTTATTTATATTCCTATTCTCGGTAGCCGCAGGAACATTTATCGGCGGCCCGGTTGGTGATAAAATTGGTAGGAAATATGTGATCTGGATTTCAATTTTAGGCGTTGCTCCATTTGCTCTTTTATTACCTTATTGCAATCTTTTTTGGACGGGTGCATTAACTGTAATTATTGGTTTAGTACTATCCTCAGCATTTTCAGCGATCCTGGTTTACGCACAGGAATTAATTCCTGGAAAAGTCGGAATGGTAGCAGGTTTATTTTTCGGATTTGCCTTCGGGATTGCCGGAATCGGATCTGCGCTTTTAGGAAAGCTGGCAGACAGTACCAGTATTGAATATGTATTTTATGTCTGTTCCTTCCTGCCGCTAATAGGATTATTAACAGGATTCCTACCAAATCTGGAACGTAAAAAGGGTTAAACGCAGTGTTAGGGAAGTTAAAAAAGGGAGTTTCGCTGAGATTTTTATTCTTCTCTGTGGAACTCCTTTTTTACTCCTTTAACTCTGTGTTTAAATATTTATTCGCAAGATTAGATTGGGATCCGGACAAATCCTCAAAAAATACTCCCTGTTTTCCGCATTGCTCACGCCCGGAAAATCCCCTTTATATTCTCCAACCTCACTGATTACCTGAAAATGAAGATGTGGTGGCCAGTCGCCGTTTTCGGGGAAATTACCAATTGCAGCAATTTTTTCTCCGGCGGCAAATTCTTTTCCTTCATACAACTCGTCCAAAGATTCAAGCGAAAGGTGTCCGTACAAAGTGTAAAATTCAATTTCCTCTAATTCGTGTTTTAAAATAATCGTTGGACCATAATCGCCAAAGTTATTATTAAAAGCGAAACTGTGGACTGTTCCTTTTAGCGGCGCATAAATTGGCTCGCCCGCATTCGCCCAGATATCAACACCTAAATGAATACTTCTCGGATTTTCCTGATTTGTAAAATGATCGCGTTGTCTGTAAATAACCCGGTTTTCATCATATCCGCCAATGCCGATAAATTGATTTTTTAATAACATTACATCAAAAACATAATCTGAAAATACAGAAGTTTCCGTCAGATTTTGAGCCAGCAAATCCTGATTTGATTCTGAAAAATCCAGCCTTCGATAAGGTTTTTCACTCGAAATAACTTTTTCAAAACCGGCATGACTTCGAAGGATTTCTGTTAATGTTTTCATTTCTATGAATTTTGACAAAAAACAAAAAAGCAGATCGGACTTTCTAATAAAGTAAATCGATCTGCTTTTTGTTATTCTATTTTTTATTTTGGATCTAAAGCCAGATCAATTCTTTGCAAAACATCTTTCAGATGATACTTGCTCATTTTGTCGGTTTCCAGCGGAATTGCTTTTTTAATTGAAGCTCTGAGAACTTCCAAATGTCCACGTGCTATCGAAGGCAAATCTGTTTTTTCCAGTTCAACAACACGAGAACTTGAAGCATATAAAGCCCCGGTTGGGATGGATGCAACAGTTGCTTTGCCGGGCTTTAATAAATCAACCAGTTTTTCAGCATATATTTTTTGTAAATTTCTACGATATATATCAATGGCTTGTCCTGTTTTTATTTCCCCCCAAATTCCAGTATCAAGGTCTGCAAGCAGATCTTCAATAGAATAATATTTGGAAGAAGTGCTGGTCTCCATTAGGCGAACGGCTCTGTCGCCTGCAAGCAGGGAAGTAATGGCATATTCCTGTAAAGATTTAATTGACTCTACACCAGATTCGGGCTTTATCTTGTTTAATACATTCTGATCTAATAGCCATACCGGTGTTTTAAATAATTGTGTATTAAGGAAACTAACAGCTTCTTTCTGAGTTAGTTTTGGAACTGTTATAAATTCTTCTTCCTCCATATCATAGGTGACAGGAGTATCATAAATACCACCTACATTTTTAATAACATGGCCAAGATAACGACGATACTGAGCCACAATGTTGCCATATAACTCGTCAAGTTCTTTGTAACTTTCGCCATCTTCTTTACTCCATTTTATTAAATTGGGAAGAATTCGTTTCAAGTTTTTAATACCATATTCTGACGCTTTCATAGCATTATCACTTAAATCTTCCATTTGATAGCGAGGGTCATACGGACTGTTTTCTGTCCCAAAATGTAGGGCCTGATTTTTATAAGCCTCTTTTGTCCAATTGTTCAAAATCGCTTTTTCTTCTTTTAGACTGGTATTGGGTAAATAACTATAACCCCACTTGATGGCCCATTTATCATAATCACCAATTCTTGGGAAAAGATTGGTAATGCCGTCTTCCGGCTGCGCTACATAATTGAAACGTGCATAATCCATAATGGACGATGTGTGTCCATTTTTTTCAAGCCAGGCTTTGTCGCGTAATTTTTCAACCGGCGTTGCTGAACTTGCACCCATATTATGTCGCAAACCCAGCGTATGCCCAATTTCGTGGGAAGAGACAAAACGTACGAGTTGAGACATTAGCTCGTCATCAAAATTCTTTTTACGCGCCGCAGGATCGACGGCAGCTCCCTGGATCATATACCAGTTACGCAGCAAACGCATCACGTTATGATACCATCCGATATGACTTTCAATAATTTCACCGCTTCTCGGGTCATTAACATTGGGCCCGTAAGCATTTTGAATATCTGCGGCGAAATAGCGGATTACCGAAAACCGGGCATCTTCTAGGCTCATTGTTGTATCTTTTTCCGGCCAGTATTCTCCACGGATCGCATTTTTCCAACCCGCTTTTTCAAAAGCAACCTGCCAGTCGTCAACACCTGCTTTTAATGCTTTTCTCCACTTTTCAGGTGTTGCCGGATCGATGTAGTAAATGATCGGTTTTTTAGGTTCTATCAATTCACCGTTTTTCTGACGGGCCGCATCTTCTGCATTTTTGGGTTCCAAACGCCAGCGAACAGCGAAAATTTCATTATCTGATTTCTGAGATTCTTCTCCAAAAATGGCATATTGATTGGCAAAAAATCCTATCCGGTTGTCAAAAATCCGCTTCCGCATTGGTGTTTTTGGAAGAAGAATTAAGGACGTATTTAATTCCAAAGTAACCACACCGGCATCATAGCCCGATGGTAAGTAAGATCCAACCGTTGGAGCCGGAGACAATGAAATGGCTGGCGGAACAACGGTAAAAGTTTTCACAGTACGAATTTCCGTATTGATAGGGTAGGCGCTCATTTTTTCAATGTATGACGCTTCCTTCTTAAACGCAGCCAGTTTATGGATTTGTTTTACAATCGGACTTAATGAAAAGGTCTGATTATCAGCATTGAAAAAATCAGTTACCTCAATAACAGACGATTTTTCATTATCTCCTTTCTTCAAAGCCTTGATATCAAAAACCCCAATAATCGGATCAGAATTTGAATTTTTTACGGCCTGAAAAATTGGTTTTGTACTATCCGGACTGGCCACTACGACGGTTTCGGAACGTAGCAAAATATTATTATCCTGTCCTTTTTCCCAGCGAAGCATTTGTCTTTTAACTTCTTCTCCGCCAAAAATTCCACCACCGGCTGCCGTTTTGGAATAACGTGTCACAGCCATAATATCTCTGTTCAGCAAAGTATCGGGGATTTCGAAATACCATTTTTCAGCCATTTTATAGACTGAAATCATTCCTTTCTGGCCTTTGGCGGAATCGTCAATAAAATCCTTGAAATCTTTCGGACTTTTTTTCTTTTCGTCTTTCAGTTTGTCTTTAACAGCATCTGCTACTGCATCTACCGCTTTTTCAACTTTTTTGTCGTCTTCTTTTTTGTCTTTTTTCTTTTGTGCCTGTGCAAAAGTGAAGGTTAACGTTAAGCAAAGGAATAGGAGGCCTCTTCTGAATTTCATGCAGTTAAAAAACGGGTTTTTTATGATTGGATAAACAAAAATAGGAAATTGGTTGGTATAGCAACAAAGTATTCTTTTGGACAAATAAATTTTGTCCAAAAGAGATTGTCAGTTCAATATATCTATGTGAAATGGAAAGGGTTATCTGTTCATCACTTTCGACAGAACACCTTCTTTTAAAGAATGACTTGAAACCTGAATCTGTTGAATTTTATGACTTTTTAAAACATAATCAACCAGACAAACTGCTACTACGATCATATCCACGCGCAGTGCAATCATACCCGGAATTGCCATTCTTTCGTCATGATTTCCAGATAAAATCAAGGCGTAGGCACGGTAAAATTCTTCCATTGACAGGGGGAAATCGGTTATGTCCTTTGGCGGCCATGCACCTACACGAAATTGATAATCCATGTCCACCAAAGTATCGAATGTTCCTGAAACACCAACCAGTTTTGTTGGTGCATATTGATGAACCGCATTGGCCAGCGGAATTAAGTTCTCATCAAAATAATTATATAATCGCTTTTTATCGCTCTCTGAAATCGGATCATTTTTCATGAATTTTTCCATCAAACGCTGTCCGCCAATTTCAAAACTTTGTTTCCAGAAAATCTGATTTTCATTACCGATAATAAATTCCACACTTCCGCCACCAATATCCATGATCAGCGAAGGTTCTTTTCCCAATTTTACACCTGTCCTAACACCGGTGTAAATATATTCGGCTTCTTCATTTCCATCAATTACGGTGATTTTTATGCTGGTATCTTTCAAAATCTTTTCACAAAAATCTTTTTGATTGTCGGCATTCCGGATAGCGCTTGTTCCAAAGGCAAAAGTATTTTCATTGGAAACTTCAAAAATATCCAGCTGCTCACGGAAAGTCAACAACACTTTCAGCGCACGTTCGGTTGCCTCATTGGTGATGATGTTTTTGTTGATTCCACCCAGTCCAATCTGGGTTGGCTGACTTTTATGGAAAAGTGTAGTGATATTTTCACCATTTTTTTCAACAATCAGCAGGTGGAATGTATTCGTTCCTAAATCGATAATACCCAATCGGGAGCTCATAGGCAATGGTTAATGGGTTAATCCCTTCATTATAATGGGCAAGTTGCAAAAAATACCTAATTTTTAATGAGTTATTTCTTGATTTTCTGTTTAATAAGTCTTTTCTTTGCAGTCCAATTTCAGAAAACCAGTTCAAAGAACATTATATCTTATAAGCATGCTTATTATTAACATTAAGGACAACGAATCGATCGATCGCGCTTTGAAGCGTTACAAAAAGAAATTTGAAAGAACTGGCACAATGCGTCAGCTTCGTTCTCGTACCGCATTCGAAAAACCATCTGTAAAGCGTCGTTTCGAAGTTTTGCGTGCGGTATACAAAGAAAAAACTTACGGTCACCTGGAAGACTAGTTCTTTTGAATTGTTTTTCTGTTGAAAAGTAGGATGGGAGAATTATATCCCATGCAATAACATTAAGGAAAAGGGTTGTCTTGTATTAGACAACCCTTTTTTGTACGTTAGGGCTATGATAGAGCCCTTTTTGGAATTTTTAGCATTTGAAAAACGATCCAGCGAACACACGGTAACTTCTTACCGCACTGACCTGGACCAGTTTAGAAAATATTTGCTGTTCCAATATGAAGTTGACAAACCGGAAACAGCTACTTCGGTTATGCTTCGCTCCTGGATCGTCAGTTTGATGGAAGAAGGTTTAAATCCAAGTTCTGTTAATCGGAAAATGGCTTCGCTGAGATCTTACTACGGATTTCTGCGCCGTCGTAAACATATATTAAAAGATCCTTCAACTATTTTATCTTCCATGAAGACACGGCGAAAACTCCCGGCTTTTGTTGAAGAAAAAGCCATGGAATCACTTTTTGATTCAGAAGGATTTACGGATGATTTTATCGGTCACCGGGATCGTGTGATCATGGAATTGTTATATGGAACAGGTATGCGTCTTTCAGAACTGATCGATCTTGAAATTAATAATCTTGAACTTGAAGCAAGAATTATTCGTGTGACGGGTAAAAGAGGAAAAGAACGCTTGATCCCGATTTCAAGCTTGCTTGTTCAGTTTTTGAAAGATTATCTGGTTTTAAGAGCTCCCGAAGAAGCAACAAGAGCATTGATTTTGACAGATTCCGGCAAAGCGGCTTATCCCGTTTTTATTCAAAGGACGGTTAAAAAGTACCTTTCAGAAGTTACCACTCTGTCGCAAAAAAGTCCGCACGTTTTGCGCCATACCTATGCAACACATTTGTTGAACCGCGGTGCTGATCTTAACGCAATTAAAGAACTGTTGGGCCATGCCAATCTTGCCGCGACACAGATTTATACACATAATTCCATAGAAAAACTTAAAAAAACGCATCAGCAGGCCCATCCAAAGGCCTGATCCCGATTTTTTCAGGTATATTTGTTTTGCATTGCCAGTCTCAAAATAAAATTTTGTCACGCTATTATGAATAACAATTTCCAGGACGCAGTTGTTACCAAGTACAATATTTTCAATAGCCTTTTTCTGAGTTTACCGTACCGCGGTATTTTTCAGACGGGCTCTTTACTTCCTTTGCTGACGCAACACAGCGAGGTGGGTTTTCAGGAGGGAAAGTCTCCCAAGCAAATTATTGAGCTTTTTTTTGAAGAATTATTGGTAACAGCCACTGCGAAAGAACGAACCGATCTTTTATTTGCCTTTATTCAATATATTGAAAGACAGGTAGTTTTGTTTGATTCAGTTGAAGATGCAGCTTTTGATCAGACGCATGAATTAAATGGAAAAGGGTCGATCACTTATTTGACGGACCGTCTGGATAATGATACTTTAAAACAAAAGCTTTTAAATAAACTTGAAGATTTTAGTGTGCGTATCGTGCTTACTGCGCATCCAACACAATTTTATTCAGGTAAAGTTTTAGGAATTATCAATGATCTTGAAGATTCGATCAAGGTTAATGATTTCACGGAGGTGAATCAGCTTCTTCTTCAGCTTGGAAAAACGGCTTTCATCAATCATGAAAAACCAACTCCTTTTGATGAAGCGGTAAGTTTGTGCTGGTTTTTGGAAAACGTTTACTATGATGCAATTCCGGCGATTCTGATCAAATTGATTGATGGTTTGGGGATGAACGCGCACGACTGGCCATATCCAAATGTTTTCCGTCTTGGTTTCTGGCCGGGTGGCGACCGTGATGGTAATCCTTTCGTAAGTGCGGATACAACTTTGCAGGTAGCCGCTCGTTTGCGCGAAACGCTGCTTAGAGGTTATTACCGTGATATCCGTAATCTGAAACGCCGTTTAACTTTCAAAGGTGTGGAAGATACGATTGCACTTGCAGAACGTAAAATGAACAGCACCATCTTCGGACCATTTGAAGAAGGATACAAAAATGCTCAGGAATTAATTGATGAACTTTTGCTTGCACGCGTGGTGCTTGTTGGAAAACATCAGGGACTTTTTGTTGAGCTGCTGGATAATTTTATCCTGAAACTAAATCTTTTCGGATTTTTCTTTGCAAGTCTTGATGTACGTCAGGATAGCCGGAAACACGGAAAGGCCTGGGAGGATATTCTGAAAAGACTTGAAAAGAAAATTCCTTTATTAAAATATAGCGATTACGAAGATTGGGAAGAAAGCAAGAAAATTGATCTGCTGCTTTCTCTTAATATTCCGTTGCGCGTTGAAGATTACGAGGATGAGCTGACAAAAGATATTTTGGGCTCGATCAGTGCGATCAAAACGATTCAGGGACTTAATGGTGAGCAAGGTGCGCACCGTTACGTGATCAGCAATAACACTTCTGCGCTTAATGTGATGCAGGTTGTTGCTTTGGCAAAAAACCTGATTGCGGATGAAAACGGAT
The sequence above is drawn from the Dyadobacter subterraneus genome and encodes:
- a CDS encoding tyrosine-type recombinase/integrase, with translation MIEPFLEFLAFEKRSSEHTVTSYRTDLDQFRKYLLFQYEVDKPETATSVMLRSWIVSLMEEGLNPSSVNRKMASLRSYYGFLRRRKHILKDPSTILSSMKTRRKLPAFVEEKAMESLFDSEGFTDDFIGHRDRVIMELLYGTGMRLSELIDLEINNLELEARIIRVTGKRGKERLIPISSLLVQFLKDYLVLRAPEEATRALILTDSGKAAYPVFIQRTVKKYLSEVTTLSQKSPHVLRHTYATHLLNRGADLNAIKELLGHANLAATQIYTHNSIEKLKKTHQQAHPKA
- a CDS encoding Ppx/GppA phosphatase family protein, encoding MSSRLGIIDLGTNTFHLLIVEKNGENITTLFHKSQPTQIGLGGINKNIITNEATERALKVLLTFREQLDIFEVSNENTFAFGTSAIRNADNQKDFCEKILKDTSIKITVIDGNEEAEYIYTGVRTGVKLGKEPSLIMDIGGGSVEFIIGNENQIFWKQSFEIGGQRLMEKFMKNDPISESDKKRLYNYFDENLIPLANAVHQYAPTKLVGVSGTFDTLVDMDYQFRVGAWPPKDITDFPLSMEEFYRAYALILSGNHDERMAIPGMIALRVDMIVVAVCLVDYVLKSHKIQQIQVSSHSLKEGVLSKVMNR
- the rpsU gene encoding 30S ribosomal protein S21, giving the protein MLIINIKDNESIDRALKRYKKKFERTGTMRQLRSRTAFEKPSVKRRFEVLRAVYKEKTYGHLED
- a CDS encoding MFS transporter, whose product is MKTIEENPSESYQTPVVTAEQAVFPILLALSFSHLLNDTLQSLIPSIYPMVKDSFKLSFSQIGLITFTFQLSASVFQPLVGLYTDKKPQPFALAIGMCFTMLGLVSLSMAPSFEIILLSVGLIGIGSAVFHPEASRIARMASGGRHGMAQSLFQVGGNAGSSLGPLLAALIILPYGRHQIIWFSLVALIAIIILSKVGGWYKKNMHLNRKKPGSATGNEPALNLSKGKVAFSIGVLLLLIFSKYIYMASLTSYYTFYLINKFGISVQSSQIHLFIFLFSVAAGTFIGGPVGDKIGRKYVIWISILGVAPFALLLPYCNLFWTGALTVIIGLVLSSAFSAILVYAQELIPGKVGMVAGLFFGFAFGIAGIGSALLGKLADSTSIEYVFYVCSFLPLIGLLTGFLPNLERKKG
- a CDS encoding SDR family NAD(P)-dependent oxidoreductase translates to MSRIALITGATSGIGKATAEAFAEAGIDLILCGRRQEKLESVVVELSQKVKVTTLLFDVRDKKAVFDAIISLSEEWKNIDILINNAGNAHGLGSLDEGDTDDWDAMIDGNVKGLLYVSKAIIPTLIANKKGHIVNISSVAGKQTYINGAVYCASKAAVEVLSEGMRLELTQHGIKVTNVAPGAVETEFSLVRFKGDEERAEKVYQGFDPLQAIDIADMILYAVNAPARVTIADVTILAGAQSAATTIYRK
- a CDS encoding phosphoenolpyruvate carboxylase, producing MNNNFQDAVVTKYNIFNSLFLSLPYRGIFQTGSLLPLLTQHSEVGFQEGKSPKQIIELFFEELLVTATAKERTDLLFAFIQYIERQVVLFDSVEDAAFDQTHELNGKGSITYLTDRLDNDTLKQKLLNKLEDFSVRIVLTAHPTQFYSGKVLGIINDLEDSIKVNDFTEVNQLLLQLGKTAFINHEKPTPFDEAVSLCWFLENVYYDAIPAILIKLIDGLGMNAHDWPYPNVFRLGFWPGGDRDGNPFVSADTTLQVAARLRETLLRGYYRDIRNLKRRLTFKGVEDTIALAERKMNSTIFGPFEEGYKNAQELIDELLLARVVLVGKHQGLFVELLDNFILKLNLFGFFFASLDVRQDSRKHGKAWEDILKRLEKKIPLLKYSDYEDWEESKKIDLLLSLNIPLRVEDYEDELTKDILGSISAIKTIQGLNGEQGAHRYVISNNTSALNVMQVVALAKNLIADENGYLALDVVPLFETVDDLANAPEIMRTLYTNEYYKNHLSKRENHQTIMVGFSDGTKDGGYLRANWSIYRAKEELTKVSREFGIKVTFFDGRGGPPARGGGNNHNFYSSLGKDIEDKEIQLTVQGQTISSNYGTVTTAMYNLERLFTAGLENHLFRGDRKEEELSAEDKDLLEEMAAAAYTSYLDLKNHPMFVKYLDKKTPLRFYGQTNIGSRPTKRGNDDEGLKFEDLRAIPFVGSWAQMKQNVPGFYGFGTAIQELSKDGKKEAIKDLYKKSLFFRTLIENSMQSLSKAFFPATKYLRDEEDYKEFWDKMYAEFKLTLDTLLDVSEQKELLDSNNVTKVSIKVRERIVLPLITIQQYALQMLAEDPKTLPVDVETYNQLIMRAMFGIINAARNSA
- a CDS encoding zinc-dependent metalloprotease encodes the protein MKFRRGLLFLCLTLTFTFAQAQKKKDKKEDDKKVEKAVDAVADAVKDKLKDEKKKSPKDFKDFIDDSAKGQKGMISVYKMAEKWYFEIPDTLLNRDIMAVTRYSKTAAGGGIFGGEEVKRQMLRWEKGQDNNILLRSETVVVASPDSTKPIFQAVKNSNSDPIIGVFDIKALKKGDNEKSSVIEVTDFFNADNQTFSLSPIVKQIHKLAAFKKEASYIEKMSAYPINTEIRTVKTFTVVPPAISLSPAPTVGSYLPSGYDAGVVTLELNTSLILLPKTPMRKRIFDNRIGFFANQYAIFGEESQKSDNEIFAVRWRLEPKNAEDAARQKNGELIEPKKPIIYYIDPATPEKWRKALKAGVDDWQVAFEKAGWKNAIRGEYWPEKDTTMSLEDARFSVIRYFAADIQNAYGPNVNDPRSGEIIESHIGWYHNVMRLLRNWYMIQGAAVDPAARKKNFDDELMSQLVRFVSSHEIGHTLGLRHNMGASSATPVEKLRDKAWLEKNGHTSSIMDYARFNYVAQPEDGITNLFPRIGDYDKWAIKWGYSYLPNTSLKEEKAILNNWTKEAYKNQALHFGTENSPYDPRYQMEDLSDNAMKASEYGIKNLKRILPNLIKWSKEDGESYKELDELYGNIVAQYRRYLGHVIKNVGGIYDTPVTYDMEEEEFITVPKLTQKEAVSFLNTQLFKTPVWLLDQNVLNKIKPESGVESIKSLQEYAITSLLAGDRAVRLMETSTSSKYYSIEDLLADLDTGIWGEIKTGQAIDIYRRNLQKIYAEKLVDLLKPGKATVASIPTGALYASSSRVVELEKTDLPSIARGHLEVLRASIKKAIPLETDKMSKYHLKDVLQRIDLALDPK
- a CDS encoding FadR/GntR family transcriptional regulator; its protein translation is MMNKENIVKRISLADDVASRLQQKIQDGDFAIGEKLPTEPELMEIFGVGRSTIREAVRNLSNTGLVRVQQGLGTFVEQKQAATESLSDRFLRAKGQELNEIRQLFELKVAEKAAINRTDEDIMQMKKYLAERKKLALANIPDACIQADINFHLSIATASQSEILLDLYKTVARNMKEYFSEIYVDTESFINTQEYHEALLQSIIDQNPQKAWEWAARITGQPV
- a CDS encoding peptidoglycan DD-metalloendopeptidase family protein yields the protein MKTLTEILRSHAGFEKVISSEKPYRRLDFSESNQDLLAQNLTETSVFSDYVFDVMLLKNQFIGIGGYDENRVIYRQRDHFTNQENPRSIHLGVDIWANAGEPIYAPLKGTVHSFAFNNNFGDYGPTIILKHELEEIEFYTLYGHLSLESLDELYEGKEFAAGEKIAAIGNFPENGDWPPHLHFQVISEVGEYKGDFPGVSNAENREYFLRICPDPNLILRINI